A window of the Kazachstania africana CBS 2517 chromosome 10, complete genome genome harbors these coding sequences:
- the CCT2 gene encoding chaperonin-containing T-complex subunit CCT2 (similar to Saccharomyces cerevisiae CCT2 (YIL142W); ancestral locus Anc_2.206) codes for MSVQVFGDQVTEERAENARMSAFVGAIAVGDLVKTTLGPKGMDKLLQSASSDRALVTNDGATILKSIPLDNPAAKVLVNISKVQDDEVGDGTTSVTVLSAELLREAEKLIDQSKIHPQTIIEGYRIASKAALHALEKAAVDNVNDKAKFENDLIHIAKTTLSSKILSQDKEYFARLATDAILRLKGSTNLEHIQIIKILGGKLSDSFLDEGFILAKKFGNNQPKKVKDAKILIANTTLDTDKVKIFGTKFKVDSTSKLAELEKAERIKMKNKIDKISKFGINTFINRQLIYDYPEQLFTDLGINSIEHADFEGVERLALVTGGEVVSTFDNPEKCKLGECDLIEEVIIGEDSFLKFSGCKAGEACTIVLRGATDQVLDEAERSLHDALSVLSQTTKETRTVLGGGCAEMLMSKAVDTEAQNVDGKRALAVESFARALRQLPTILADNAGFDSSELVAKLRSSIYNGISTAGLDLDNGTIADMRENGIVESFKLKRAVVSSASEAAEVLLRVDNIIRAKPRTADRQHM; via the coding sequence ATGAGTGTTCAGGTTTTTGGCGATCAAGTTACTGAGGAGAGAGCAGAAAATGCTCGTATGTCTGCCTTTGTCGGTGCCATTGCAGTCGGAGACTTAGTGAAGACTACATTGGGTCCTAAAGGTATGGATAAATTGTTACAGAGTGCTTCTAGTGACAGGGCTTTGGTTACCAACGATGGTGCCACCATTTTGAAATCCATCCCATTGGACAATCCTGCGGCAAAAGTGTTAGTTAATATTAGTAAAGTTCAAGATGACGAAGTTGGTGATGGTACCACGAGTGTTACTGTCTTGAGTGCTGAACTTTTAAGGgaagctgaaaaattgattgatcAATCAAAGATACATCCACAAACTATCATTGAAGGTTATAGAATTGCCTCTAAGGCGGCATTGCATGCCTTAGAGAAAGCTGCAGTAGATAATGTTAATGATAAagcaaaatttgaaaatgatctGATTCACATTGCAAAGACAACTTTATCTTCTAAGATTCTATCTCAGgataaagaatattttgcTAGATTAGCCACTGATGCTATTTTAAGATTAAAAGGATCTACCAACCTGGAacatattcaaattattaaaattcTAGGTGGTAAATTATCAGATTCATTTTTAGACGAAGGTTTCATCTTAGCCAAAAAATTCGGTAACAATCAACCAAAGAAGGTTAAAGATGCCAAAATTTTAATTGCTAATACTACTTTAGATACCGATAaagttaaaatttttggtaCCAAATTTAAAGTGGattcaacttcaaaattagcagaattagaaaaagctgaaagaattaaaatgaaaaataagatCGATAAGATTTCGAAATTTGGTATCAACACTTTTATTAACAGACAATTAATTTATGACTATCCTGAACAATTATTCACAGATTTAGGTATAAATTCCATCGAACATGCTGATTTTGAAGGTGTCGAAAGATTAGCCCTTGTGACTGGTGGGGAAGTCGTTTCTACCTTCGATAATCCAGAAAAATGTAAATTAGGTGAATGTGATTTAATAGAAGAAGTGATAATTGGTGAAGACagttttttaaaattcaGTGGTTGTAAAGCAGGAGAAGCATGTACCATTGTATTGAGAGGCGCTACAGATCAAGTATTAGATGAAGCGGAAAGATCGTTGCACGATGCTCTATCCGTCTTATCACAAACCACAAAGGAAACCAGAACCGTTCTAGGTGGTGGTTGCGCTGAAATGCTAATGTCGAAAGCCGTTGACACTGAAGCACAAAATGTTGATGGTAAGAGAGCTCTTGCCGTCGAATCGTTTGCACGCGCATTGAGACAATTACCAACCATCTTAGCCGACAATGCTGGTTTCGATAGCAGTGAATTAGTCGCCAAATTAAGATCTAGCATCTACAATGGTATATCCACCGCCGGCCTGGATTTGGACAACGGTACCATCGCAGACATGAGAGAAAACGGTATCGTAGAAAGTTTCAAGTTGAAAAGAGCCGTCGTTAGCTCTGCTTCCGAAGCTGCAGAAGTCCTATTAAGAGTCGACAATATCATTCGTGCCAAACCAAGAACTGCAGACAGACAACACATGTAA
- the MKT1 gene encoding Mkt1p (similar to Saccharomyces cerevisiae MKT1 (YNL085W); ancestral locus Anc_2.205) translates to MPIKSLELYLFERGLVGTYPIEALKNTTLGIDVNHYVSRLLTSKKEQFLDAIGGFPTSLNLYLESDLKIFKEYKVTPVFIFDGSLTANQLDAAGYFTATANEVAASSTTSDLSRNSSASSQASKTNKELMLFQRHKAWTQWSNLMTSNQNSYIDQPLQPQEPFRYNTIMESKRYQANLIDYFIEHDITYQVAPFTSWSQLSYLLSKGYIDAIYGPTDCLMLKNVDKFILGMEFPNKDFRFIDRSRVLKEFHLNHEEFIDIAMAVGNDLQPYTLPPLQIYPNSKVFEIALEMVLNTGTNFYAYQFSNQLDNGADNSSSNYVEKYHKGIASLRYMPVMHDNGRVEVYLAEADSIEQSLESRKSSLSSNSVSSSRSNSDSPIEKKMESLSVASESTTTTSATIGDSAKNMAIPNDIHDVITQKLPAEYYFYRSLGLATGNLFDAITTGVYPEEPPLDGGSSNSYRELISKSVEAFKNKEINLLTQPINRYFQMKQINLVKWFSPNNKTGLTNRISPSIFDRLNHLVVKTDLNENEFSISEFITILNNSKDISKDFISEDAIFSNSLPLEKKLTNSFDLLSTSLLRSLVQLEFFEYNFSQRILKPTKWGEVLLKFNDLSIDSKFHERLLVLLVFLKLDTLKLSEEIKPVVRSALSDHTLRSYPQESTYILLLTRLLTLYQVEQKPSNYHGPIDKKTLIFREHLDYVRDNLKNLFEATIISSLTSNEFDRLSLDNNDWKTSIVHKMPFKLALPNTIMAMMIQFFLQKYLHNGNAKNDALTLVATEFSTYKTIPDLGEQFENAVEYLTQCVNLVKELSSQRLMKNDEAALIAKAVEFTKNAILNDKKEI, encoded by the coding sequence ATGCCAATTAAATCGTTGGAACTGTACCTTTTTGAGAGAGGCCTCGTCGGCACGTACCCAATTGAGGCTCTCAAGAATACCACTCTGGGTATCGATGTAAATCACTACGTTTCAAGACTATTGACGAGTAAGAAGGAACAATTTTTAGATGCCATTGGTGGGTTCCCAACAAGTTTGAATCTATATTTAGAGAGTGATcttaaaatattcaaagaataCAAAGTCACTCCAGTCTTTATTTTTGACGGATCTTTAACGGCAAATCAATTGGACGCAGCAGGTTATTTTACTGCCACTGCAAATGAAGTCGCTGCATCTTCTACTACATCCGATTTATCACGGAATTCTAGTGCTTCATCACAGGCCTCAAAGACTAACAAAGAGTTGATGTTGTTTCAAAGGCACAAGGCATGGACCCAATGGAGTAATTTAATGACCAGCAATCAAAATTCCTACATCGATCAACCTCTACAACCACAGGAACCATTCAGATATAATACGATCATGGAATCAAAAAGATACCAGGCAAATTTAATTGACTATTTTATCGAGCATGATATCACCTATCAAGTCGCACCATTCACATCATGGTCTCAATTATCCTATCTCCTATCAAAGGGTTACATCGATGCAATTTATGGTCCGACAGATTGTTTGATGCTGAAAAATGTTGACAAATTCATTCTCGGAATGGAATTTCCAAATAAAGATTTCAGATTTATTGATAGATCAAGAGTATTAAAAGAATTCCATTTGAATCatgaagaatttattgatatcGCAATGGCTGTAGGTAATGATTTACAACCTTATACTTTACCACCTTTGCAAATATACCCAAATTCAAAGGTCTTCGAGATTGCGTTAGAAATGGTTTTAAATACAGGAACTAATTTTTATGCTtaccaattttcaaatcaactGGACAATGGTGCTGataattcatcttcaaattacGTAGAAAAATATCACAAGGGTATCGCATCTTTAAGATACATGCCTGTAATGCATGATAATGGGAGAGTCGAAGTATATTTGGCGGAAGCCGATTCTATTGAACAGTCTCTAGAAAGCCGTAAATcatctctttcttcaaattcagtATCGTCCAGCCGTTCTAATAGCGATTCaccaattgaaaaaaaaatggaatcCTTGTCTGTGGCATCAGAAAGTACCACAACAACCTCTGCCACTATTGGTGACAGTGCTAAAAACATGGCAATTCCCAATGACATTCACGATGTTATTACTCAAAAATTACCGGCCGAATACTATTTCTATAGATCCCTTGGTCTTGCAACAGGTAATTTGTTCGATGCAATCACCACCGGTGTATATCCAGAAGAACCACCATTGGATGGtggttcttcaaattcttaCAGGgaattaatttcaaaatcagttgaagcttttaaaaataaagaaattaatcTATTAACCCAACCGATCAATAGATATTTCcaaatgaaacaaatcAATTTAGTTAAATGGTTTTCTCCAAATAACAAGACAGGATTGACCAACAGAATTTCCCCATCAATCTTTGATAGATTGAATCATTTAGTAGTCAAGACAGACTTGAacgaaaatgaattttccatttctgAATTTATTACAATTTTAAACAATTCGAAAGATATTTCCAAAGATTTCATTTCAGAAGATGCtatcttttccaattcaCTTCcattagaaaagaaattgactAATTCCTTCGATCTATTATCAACAAGTTTATTAAGATCATTAGTtcaattggaatttttcGAATATAATTTCTCGcaaagaattttgaaaccaaCAAAATGGGGTGAAGTACTACTAAAGTTTAACGATTTATCGATTGACTCAAAATTCCATGAAAGGTTATTGGTACTCCTAGTTTTCTTAAAGTTAGatactttgaaattatcCGAAGAAATAAAACCTGTAGTTCGTTCTGCATTATCCGATCATACCCTACGATCATATCCTCAGGAATCAACATACATCCTATTGTTAACCCGTTTATTAACATTGTACCAAGTTGAACAAAAACCAAGCAATTATCATGGTCCAATCGATAAAAAAACCTTAATCTTTAGAGAACATTTAGATTATGTCAGAGAcaatttaaagaatttatttgaaGCTACTATCATTTCATCACTtacttcaaatgaatttgatagatTATCTCTTGACAACAACGATTGGAAAACTTCGATTGTTCACAAGATGCCATTCAAGTTAGCGTTACCAAACACTATTATGGCAATGatgattcaatttttcttgcaaAAATACTTACACAATGGGAATGCCAAGAATGATGCGCTTACCTTGGTTGCCACCGAATTCAGCACTTACAAGACAATCCCAGATTTGGGcgaacaatttgaaaatgctgTTGAATACCTAACTCAATGTGTCAATTTAGTCAAAGAGTTATCTTCTCAAAggttaatgaaaaatgacGAGGCAGCATTGATTGCAAAGGCCGTCGAGTTCACTAAGAACGCCATTTTAAATgataagaaagaaatttaa
- the OST3 gene encoding dolichyl-diphosphooligosaccharide--protein glycotransferase OST3 (similar to Saccharomyces cerevisiae OST3 (YOR085W); ancestral locus Anc_2.204), which translates to MRLGNQISVILALLSVWFSVVTAAVQESLLQEAQKNSNKVITLTNENYQNVLGGPRDSYILALLTSTAPEVNCVTCIELESEYKTIANSWFADHPDGVSGSKSLYFAKANIETTQFILDVFTVLGIEQVPRLLLFSPGGDIKDFELLDIPLASGMERVFSIITAVKSQTGINDYFIHEPIDWSSFFITGFTTFAVIFLLRKNQKIAVSFLTSRITWALISVAFIILMLGGSMFNKMRGQPLAGQGKNGEIVYFLAGDFQNQFAIETQVIVVLYGILTSVVVFLVLAVPKISSYYSNSARRTTVVALAAISSTIILYMFFSALTGIFKIKSASYPFTLMKLTSFFS; encoded by the coding sequence ATGAGATTAGGGAATCAGATTTCTGTGATACTAGCACTACTAAGTGTGTGGTTTTCCGTTGTAACTGCTGCTGTACAGGAAAGTCTTCTCCAGGAAGCCCAGAAGAACTCGAATAAAGTGATTACTTTGACAAATGAGAACTATCAGAATGTCCTGGGGGGGCCTCGTGACAGTTATATCCTGGCTCTATTGACTTCGACGGCTCCTGAAGTTAACTGTGTAACCTGTATTGAATTAGAGTCTGAGTACAAGACAATTGCCAATTCATGGTTTGCAGACCACCCAGACGGTGTCTCAGGCTCGAAATCGTTGTACTTTGCCAAGGctaatattgaaacaaCTCAATTTATCTTGGATGTATTCACTGTATTGGGAATAGAGCAAGTTCCTCGTCTTTTACTATTCAGCCCTGGTGGAGATATTAAGGATTTCGAGCTACTTGACATCCCGCTAGCGAGTGGTATGGAGCGTGTATTCTCTATCATTACAGCTGTCAAAAGTCAAACTGGAATCAATGACTACTTTATTCATGAACCCATCGATTGGTCATCATTCTTTATTACTGGTTTTACTACTTTCGCTGTCATCTTCTTACTCAGGAAAAACCAAAAGATAGCTGTCAGTTTTTTAACGTCAAGAATCACTTGGGCTTTAATTTCTGTAGCTTTCATTATCTTAATGCTCGGTGGATCTATGTTCAATAAAATGAGAGGCCAACCATTAGCAGGTCAAGGTAAAAATGGTGAAATAGTATACTTCCTTGCAGGTGACTTCCAGAATCAATTTGCTATTGAAACTCAAGTTATCGTGGTTCTCTACGGTATCTTAACATCAGTCGTCGTCTTTTTGGTCCTTGCCGTCCCAAAAATCAGTTCGTATTATTCCAACAGTGCTCGTCGTACTACCGTCGTCGCATTAGCTGCTATCAGTTCCACTATTATCCTCTACATGTTTTTTTCTGCTCTAACTggtatcttcaaaattaaaagtgCCAGTTATCCTTTCactttgatgaaattgacaTCTTTTTTCAGTTAA
- the TCB1 gene encoding tricalbin (similar to Saccharomyces cerevisiae TCB2 (YNL087W) and TCB1 (YOR086C); ancestral locus Anc_2.202): protein MVAKEEVTTAVKLETTSGKTAEGLEPQHLKHAKTSANISEAKAEHVGTTKVNRKRVDASYVGWQQIGGWEEKDVLTAEDELLDLNRETILNSIVPDSLYGDWYHSVAIFFVAGFLSFLFGYWKFSLAPVFLVVLVTCIFYRTNAKKYRASIRDLVQKEFTVQKVEDDYESLEWLNSLLDKYWPIIEPSVSKIVVEQVNEVLATNENIPTFVSAVWLDQFTLGIKPPRIDLAKTFQHTDSDVVVMDWGISFTPHDLSDTTAKQLRNYVNQKVVVKATMFGITIPVSVSDVAFRAQTRVRFKLMTPFPHVETVNVQLLEVPKIDFKACLLGDSVFNWEILSIPGLYALIDRMAAKYMGPVLLPPFSLQLNIPQLLSNSNLSIGVLEVTIKNAKNIKRSTDILNTSVDPYLTFEFLGKTVGKTRIVRDTLNPIWNETMYLLLSTFTDPLTITLYDKREALKDKQIGRVEYNLNSLHDETTQRDLKCHFLRNSKPIGDLNFDLRFFPTLQAKKLPNGIVEELPDLNTGIAKVIIEEIDGVNETGKKQSYYVDLYMNAKRVLTTGKVATDEDIFKFNEQYEAVISDRRLTRYRFIIKDSKTDEIVGSTVQSLSDLIDRTEVDNKLIPVKGDSKAQLKITTYWKPVALDIGSNAIAYTPPIGVMRVYLSKATGLKNLEKIGKIDPYAKVLVNGISRGRTVEQPQTLNPVWNQPIYVAVTSPNQRLTLEVMDVETINKDRSVGKFDLKIQEYFKKDNKDRYVEHINKSQQYGRLITKKGPMGELSYYLSFYPVHPVMSLEEIQDSKKVQERKIDFEKRKAGIDEKKLSTEARQKYEEEKMELQELEFLYSNKIKMDLNELLTYKSGVLAVTVLDGELPQAGLYVQAFFDSNGYPRFTSPKIPTRIVKTGWTGDVVIKELDVSETIFRVTKHKNASRVEDAFCEVKIHTLDLVKSCYYKPSIINMAGEGIGKIMVQISWFPLNVEELPQSDLMSNEGDLTVLAKSAEGLDAADTNGFSDPYLKFYVNESEDKAFKTHIEKKTLNPVWNETGVISIKNRVNDTLHIKVMDWDATSADDLLGWAEVKLSQVKPHETTELDVPVINEQGKDAGIIHLEFKFEPKYVINVNKKETKAGDLASKGIGSGLKAGGTIVNAGGKVIDTGFGTIGKIGKGVGKGVFGRKGGNKKSA from the coding sequence atggttGCAAAGGAGGAAGTAACAACTGCTGTTAAATTGGAAACCACATCAGGAAAGACAGCGGAAGGGCTTGAACCACAACACTTGAAACATGCCAAGACAAGTGCAAACATTTCAGAAGCCAAAGCTGAACATGTTGGTACCACTAAGGTAAATAGAAAGCGCGTAGACGCTTCCTATGTTGGATGGCAGCAGATTGGTGGCTGGGAGGAGAAAGATGTGCTGACCGCGGAAGATGAGTTACTCGACTTAAATAGGGAAACTATTCTTAACAGTATTGTCCCAGATAGTTTATATGGGGATTGGTACCATTCTGTGgctattttctttgtagCAGGTTTTTTGTCATTCCTATTTGGATATTGGAAGTTCTCACTAGCTCCAGTTTTCCTCGTGGTTTTAGTAACTTGTATCTTTTACAGAACAAATGCTAAAAAATACAGGGCATCTATAAGAGATTTAGTACAGAAGGAATTCACCGTACAAAAGGTTGAAGATGATTACGAGTCTCTAGAATGGTTGAATAGCTTGCTCGATAAATATTGGCCTATTATTGAGCCAtcagtttcaaaaatcgTTGTAGAACAAGTTAACGAAGTTTTAGCAACAAACGAAAATATTCCAACATTCGTTAGTGCTGTTTGGCTGGACCAATTCACCTTAGGTATCAAACCTCCAAGAATTGACTTGGCTAAGACTTTCCAACACACTGATTCAGACGTAGTCGTAATGGATTGGGGAATCTCGTTTACTCCACATGATTTGTCTGACACAACGGCAAAACAGTTGAGAAATTATGTCAATCAAAAAGTCGTGGTGAAAGCAACAATGTTCGGCATCACCATCCCTGTATCCGTGAGTGACGTAGCCTTCAGAGCACAAACTAGAGTACGCTTTAAACTGATGACTCCATTTCCTCATGTAGAAACCGTTAATGTCCAATTACTTGAGGTTCctaaaattgatttcaaagcCTGTTTATTAGGAGATTCCGTTTTCAACTGGGAAATCTTATCCATTCCCGGTCTTTACGCTTTGATTGATAGAATGGCAGCAAAATATATGGGCCCTGTTCTATTACctccattttctttacaaCTTAATATTCCTCAATTACTTTCAAATAGTAACTTATCCATTGGTGTTCTGGAAGTTACAATCAAGAATGCCAAGAATATCAAACGTTCGACGGATATTCTCAATACTTCTGTAGATCCATACTTAACTTTCGAATTTTTAGGTAAAACTGTCGGTAAAACTAGAATTGTCAGAGATACATTAAATCCCATCTGGAATGAAACGATGTACCTTTTATTAAGCACATTTACCGACCCATTAACAATAACTCTATATGATAAGCGTGAAGCCTTGAAAGATAAACAAATAGGTAGAGTTGAATACAATTTAAACTCCTTACACGATGAAACAACCCAAAGAGACTTAAAATGCCATTTCTTGAGAAATTCAAAGCCTATTGGtgatttaaattttgatctaAGATTCTTCCCAACTTTACAGGCTAAGAAATTACCAAATGGCattgttgaagaattacCAGACTTGAATACAGGGATTGCAAAAGTCATTatcgaagaaattgatgGTGTCAATGAAACTGGCAAGAAACAATCTTACTATGTCGATTTGTACATGAATGCTAAACGTGTTCTAACCACAGGTAAAGTGGCTACCGATGAAGATATCTTCAAGTTTAACGAACAATATGAAGCTGTCATTTCTGATCGTCGTCTAACTAGATATagatttattatcaaagattCCAAGACAGACGAAATTGTTGGTTCTACAGTTCAGTCATTGAGTGACTTAATCGATAGAACAGAGGTTGATAATAAACTTATACCAGTAAAGGGGGACAGCAAGGcacaattgaaaattacCACATATTGGAAGCCTGTAGCTCTAGACATTGGTTCCAATGCAATTGCTTACACTCCTCCAATTGGTGTCATGAGAGTATATCTATCAAAGGCTACTggtttgaagaatttggagaaaattggtaaaatcGATCCTTATGCTAAAGTTCTCGTTAATGGTATATCCAGAGGTAGAACTGTTGAGCAGCCTCAAACATTGAATCCAGTCTGGAACCAACCAATATATGTTGCAGTAACATCTCCCAATCAAAGGTTAACTTTAGAAGTTATGGATGTTGAAACTATAAATAAGGATCGTTCCGTAGGTAAGTTTGATCTTAAGATTCAAGAATACTTTAAGAAGGATAATAAAGATAGATATGTAGAACATATCAACAAATCACAACAATACGGTCGTTTGATTACCAAGAAAGGTCCAATGGGCGAACTATCTTACTATCTTTCCTTCTACCCTGTTCATCCAGTGATGTCActtgaagaaattcaagattCTAAGAAAGTACAGGAAAGGAAAatagattttgaaaagcgTAAAGCTGgaattgatgaaaagaaattaagtACTGAAGCAAGACAAAAGtatgaggaagaaaaaatggaGTTGCAAGAACTTGAATTTCTTTACAGTAACAAAATTAAGATGGATTTGAACGAGTTATTAACGTATAAGTCCGGTGTTCTAGCTGTTACAGTACTAGACGGTGAGCTGCCACAAGCTGGTCTCTATGTACAGGCGTTTTTTGATTCGAATGGGTATCCCCGTTTCACGAGTCCAAAAATTCCTACAAGGATCGTTAAGACTGGTTGGACAGGTGATGTTGTTATCAAAGAGTTAGATGTATCTGAGACTATTTTCAGAGTGACTAAGCACAAGAATGCTAGTAGAGTAGAAGATGCATTTTGTGAGGTCAAAATACACACATTAGATCTCGTAAAATCCTGCTACTATAAGCCATCGATAATTAATATGGCAGGTGAGGGCATCGGAAAAATTATGGTGCAAATTTCTTGGTTCCCACTGAACGTTGAAGAATTACCACAATCCGATTTAATGTCGAATGAAGGTGATTTAACAGTCCTTGCGAAGAGTGCGGAAGGTTTAGATGCTGCGGATACAAATGGGTTCTCTGATCCGTACTTGAAATTCTACGTCAACGAGTCTGAAGATAAGGCATTCAAAACTCATATTGAGAAGAAGACATTGAATCCAGTGTGGAATGAAACTGGTGTGATTTCTATTAAGAATCGTGTGAATGATACTTTACATATCAAAGTAATGGATTGGGATGCTACATCCGCAGATGATCTGTTGGGTTGGGCCGAGGTGAAATTATCTCAAGTGAAGCCTCACGAAACGACGGAGCTTGATGTTCCTGTCATCAACGAACAAGGTAAAGATGCGGGTATCATACACCTagaatttaaatttgaaccAAAGTATGTGATAAATGTtaacaagaaagaaactAAAGCCGGTGATCTTGCATCGAAAGGTATTGGATCTGGTTTGAAAGCCGGTGGTACGATTGTTAATGCCGGTGGAAAAGTTATTGACACAGGCTTTGGCACGATTGGTAAGATCGGTAAAGGTGTTGGTAAGGGAGTCTTTGGTAGAAAGGGtggaaataaaaaatcagCTTAA